One stretch of Desulfatibacillum aliphaticivorans DSM 15576 DNA includes these proteins:
- a CDS encoding SDR family oxidoreductase — MQYLVTGGCGFIGSHISEVLAEKGEKVRILDDLSSGYEANIADFADKVEFIKGDIRDPEAVAKAMKGVDGVFHLAGMVSAFDSVERPLVCHDINVTGTLNILTAARDAGVKRVVFASSCAVYGNNPESPKVEAMTRAPASPYAASKAASELYMRVFAELYGVQTVCLRFFNVFGPRQDPSSQYSGVISRFVNDTAEGYACIYGDGLQTRDFIFVRDVVRANLLAMTSNKAGAGEAVNVGTGVEISLLDLLDYMRELGDREFEVMFKDARAGDVRHSRADISKAQELLGFEPAYTIRNGLAELLFQH; from the coding sequence ATGCAATACCTGGTGACCGGCGGATGCGGTTTCATAGGTTCCCACATCAGCGAAGTTTTGGCGGAAAAGGGCGAAAAGGTCCGCATTCTGGACGACCTGTCCTCCGGCTATGAAGCCAATATCGCGGACTTCGCAGATAAGGTGGAGTTCATCAAAGGCGACATACGCGACCCCGAAGCCGTTGCCAAAGCCATGAAAGGCGTGGATGGAGTGTTTCATCTGGCCGGCATGGTTTCGGCCTTTGACTCCGTGGAAAGGCCCCTGGTCTGCCACGACATCAACGTCACCGGAACCCTGAACATCCTCACCGCCGCAAGGGATGCGGGCGTCAAACGCGTGGTCTTCGCCAGCTCCTGCGCGGTCTATGGCAACAACCCCGAGTCTCCCAAGGTGGAGGCCATGACCCGGGCGCCGGCTTCTCCGTACGCAGCGTCCAAAGCGGCCAGCGAGCTTTACATGCGGGTTTTCGCCGAGCTTTACGGCGTGCAGACCGTATGCCTGCGCTTTTTCAACGTGTTCGGCCCCAGGCAGGACCCGTCCTCCCAATACTCCGGCGTAATTTCCCGGTTCGTCAACGATACGGCCGAAGGATACGCCTGCATTTACGGCGACGGGCTCCAAACCCGGGACTTCATATTCGTCCGGGACGTGGTTCGAGCCAACCTCCTGGCCATGACCTCGAATAAGGCCGGAGCCGGCGAGGCTGTCAACGTGGGCACGGGCGTGGAAATCAGCCTGCTGGATCTGCTGGATTATATGCGGGAATTGGGCGATCGGGAGTTTGAGGTCATGTTCAAGGACGCTCGGGCCGGCGACGTGCGCCATTCCCGCGCTGACATTTCCAAAGCCCAAGAACTCCTGGGCTTTGAACCCGCCTACACCATCCGCAACGGCCTGGCGGAACTGCTGTTTCAGCATTAA
- a CDS encoding nucleotidyltransferase family protein, whose product MTLVILAAGVGSRYGGLKQLDAVGPHNQSILDYSIYDALQAGFKKIVFVIRREIEAPCREFIEERYAKKVPCELVFQELDALPEGIVAPEGRAKPWGTGHAVLVCKDVVDSPFCVINADDFYGRAAYQEIAGFLKTCNDAEDLKRFAMVAFSLKNTLSEHGTVSRGVCKVDRDNNLISVTERTGICRYQDGVTCEMEDGETASLTGDEPVSLNFWGFTPDFFPHLEEQFKEFMESGLKDLKTEFYLPSAVDRLIRENQAAVSVLESSERWVGVTYKDDKALVMDYIKGLTGQGLYPEKLW is encoded by the coding sequence ATGACTTTGGTTATTTTGGCTGCGGGCGTGGGATCGCGGTACGGCGGACTCAAACAATTGGACGCCGTCGGCCCCCACAACCAAAGCATTCTCGATTATTCCATATACGACGCCCTGCAGGCGGGCTTTAAAAAAATCGTCTTTGTCATTCGCCGTGAAATCGAAGCGCCCTGCCGGGAGTTCATTGAAGAACGCTACGCCAAAAAGGTCCCGTGCGAACTGGTCTTCCAGGAACTGGACGCCCTGCCCGAAGGGATCGTCGCGCCTGAAGGCCGCGCCAAGCCCTGGGGCACCGGCCACGCCGTCCTGGTATGCAAAGACGTGGTGGACTCCCCCTTTTGCGTGATCAACGCCGATGATTTTTACGGCCGCGCCGCCTATCAGGAAATCGCCGGCTTCCTGAAAACCTGCAATGACGCGGAAGACTTGAAGCGATTCGCCATGGTGGCTTTCTCCCTGAAAAACACCCTGTCCGAACACGGAACGGTCTCCCGCGGCGTATGCAAGGTGGACCGGGACAACAACCTGATTTCCGTCACCGAACGCACGGGAATATGCCGTTATCAGGACGGCGTGACCTGTGAGATGGAAGACGGCGAAACCGCCTCCCTGACCGGCGACGAGCCCGTGTCCTTGAATTTCTGGGGGTTCACCCCGGATTTTTTTCCGCATCTGGAAGAGCAGTTCAAGGAGTTTATGGAATCCGGGCTTAAGGATTTGAAAACCGAATTTTATTTGCCCAGCGCCGTGGATCGGCTGATCCGGGAGAACCAGGCGGCGGTTTCCGTGCTGGAAAGCTCCGAGCGGTGGGTGGGCGTTACCTATAAGGACGACAAGGCCCTGGTCATGGATTACATCAAAGGCCTGACCGGCCAGGGCTTATATCCGGAAAAATTGTGGTAA
- a CDS encoding D-sedoheptulose-7-phosphate isomerase: protein MQYFSQQYLEGLKAVLDDFPHEAFEKMIAAMLDAYEKGRRIFVMGNGGSASTASHWVCDINKGCCLSLEKKFRMICLNDSISTMMAYANDLSYDDVFVEPLKNFFEPGDVVIGISGSGNSTNVLKAIEYANQNGGVTIGLCGYGGGKLKDLASIPVHSNVNDMQMTEDAHMIVVHISMQRIMKALGQEGAAC from the coding sequence ATGCAATATTTTTCCCAACAATACCTTGAAGGACTCAAGGCCGTACTGGACGATTTTCCCCACGAGGCCTTTGAAAAAATGATCGCCGCCATGCTGGACGCCTATGAAAAAGGCCGCAGGATTTTTGTCATGGGCAACGGCGGCAGCGCCTCCACGGCCTCCCACTGGGTGTGCGACATCAACAAGGGATGCTGCCTGAGCCTGGAAAAAAAGTTCAGGATGATCTGCCTGAACGACAGCATTTCCACCATGATGGCCTACGCCAATGACCTGTCTTACGACGACGTCTTTGTGGAGCCCTTGAAGAATTTTTTTGAGCCGGGGGACGTGGTCATCGGCATTTCAGGCTCCGGCAACTCAACCAACGTGCTTAAAGCCATTGAATACGCCAACCAAAACGGCGGCGTAACAATCGGCCTGTGCGGATACGGCGGCGGCAAGCTGAAGGATCTGGCGTCCATTCCTGTTCACAGCAATGTCAACGACATGCAAATGACCGAAGACGCCCACATGATCGTGGTGCACATCAGCATGCAGCGCATCATGAAGGCCCTGGGCCAGGAAGGCGCCGCCTGTTAA
- a CDS encoding NAD-dependent epimerase/dehydratase family protein yields the protein MKILVTGGAGFIGSHTVDALVEKGHEVRVLDNLQKPVHQTGTPSWLNPEAEFMLGDVRSKDDWKKALQGREAVYHLAAYQDYLPDFSTFFHVNSVGTALMYETAVELGLDLVKIVVASSQFVAGEGQYLCDSCARKTSPVLRPESQLVEGKWEHACPICGEEMYWQWTPETHVSPPNAYAMAKHSQEIQAMTFGQRYGIPSTAMRYSIVQGPRQSFYNAYSGACRIFSLHYYFDKAPTCYEDGEQCRDFVNIHDVVRANVMALDNPEMDYRVFNVGGGKAYTVSEFAAIVQREFEDRKNKHLADALIPGKYRFGDTRNACSDISALKALGWEPQNTPEQSVREYVDWLYEQDNVEDILDFANKTMKDLNVVRDVKA from the coding sequence ATGAAAATTCTTGTGACAGGCGGCGCAGGCTTTATAGGCTCCCATACCGTGGACGCTTTGGTGGAAAAAGGTCACGAAGTCCGGGTTCTGGACAACCTTCAAAAACCCGTGCATCAAACCGGAACGCCCTCCTGGTTGAATCCCGAAGCCGAGTTCATGCTGGGCGACGTGCGGTCCAAGGACGATTGGAAAAAAGCCCTCCAAGGCCGGGAGGCGGTGTATCACCTTGCCGCGTACCAGGACTATTTGCCGGATTTCTCCACCTTTTTCCATGTAAACAGCGTAGGCACGGCCCTTATGTACGAAACCGCCGTGGAACTGGGCCTGGACCTTGTCAAAATCGTCGTGGCCAGCAGCCAGTTCGTAGCCGGGGAAGGCCAGTACCTGTGCGACTCCTGCGCCCGCAAAACAAGCCCCGTGCTAAGGCCCGAATCCCAGCTTGTGGAAGGGAAGTGGGAGCACGCCTGCCCCATCTGCGGCGAGGAAATGTATTGGCAATGGACCCCCGAAACCCATGTGTCTCCGCCCAACGCCTACGCCATGGCCAAGCATTCCCAGGAAATCCAGGCCATGACCTTCGGGCAGCGCTACGGCATTCCCTCCACGGCCATGCGCTACTCCATCGTGCAGGGCCCCAGGCAGTCATTCTACAACGCATACAGCGGGGCGTGCCGCATTTTTTCGCTCCATTATTACTTCGACAAGGCCCCGACCTGTTACGAAGACGGCGAGCAATGCCGGGATTTTGTGAATATTCACGACGTGGTGCGGGCCAATGTCATGGCCCTGGACAATCCCGAAATGGATTACAGGGTGTTCAACGTGGGCGGCGGCAAGGCCTATACGGTCAGCGAGTTCGCGGCCATCGTGCAAAGGGAGTTTGAAGACCGCAAGAACAAGCATCTTGCCGATGCTTTGATTCCCGGGAAATACCGCTTCGGCGACACCCGAAACGCCTGCTCCGACATATCGGCCCTCAAAGCCCTGGGCTGGGAGCCTCAAAATACGCCCGAGCAAAGCGTCAGGGAATACGTGGACTGGCTGTACGAGCAGGACAACGTGGAAGATATTTTGGATTTCGCCAATAAAACCATGAAAGACCTGAACGTGGTGCGGGACGTCAAGGCCTGA
- a CDS encoding GHMP kinase, with amino-acid sequence MLIVRTPLRIGFVGGGSDLPAYYEKKPGMVVSSAIDKFVYVIVKGRFDDEIYVNYSKKECVDHVDDIKHDLVREAMRIAGVEKGVEITTLADVPSAGSGLGSSSSVTVALLHALHSYNYHLVTAEQLAQEACRIEIDILGKPIGRQDQYAAAYGGVNQFIFNKDHTVDRIPLDLDNEVFRSFYSSLLLYYTGITRKADAILSEQSRTTTAEEKFAAMTEMVGLVEPFKAAVEAGDIRECGRLLDKNWELKQKMASGISNPQINEMYQAAKEAGALGGKIAGAGGGGFLILAVQRESQQAVFQAMRDYRELPFMLERSGSQVIFDHRGYPTK; translated from the coding sequence ATGCTCATTGTCCGTACGCCTCTCCGCATCGGCTTTGTCGGGGGCGGCTCCGACCTTCCCGCGTATTATGAAAAAAAGCCCGGGATGGTGGTGAGTTCGGCCATCGACAAATTTGTCTATGTGATTGTCAAAGGCCGCTTTGACGACGAGATTTACGTGAACTACTCCAAAAAGGAGTGCGTGGACCACGTGGACGACATCAAGCACGATCTCGTACGGGAGGCCATGCGCATCGCGGGCGTGGAAAAGGGCGTGGAAATCACCACCCTGGCCGACGTGCCGTCCGCCGGATCCGGGCTGGGCAGTTCCAGTTCCGTGACCGTGGCGCTTCTCCATGCGTTGCACTCTTATAATTACCATCTGGTCACGGCTGAGCAACTGGCCCAGGAAGCCTGCCGCATCGAGATTGACATCCTTGGCAAGCCCATCGGCAGGCAGGATCAATACGCCGCGGCTTACGGCGGGGTGAATCAGTTCATCTTCAACAAGGACCATACGGTGGATCGCATTCCGTTGGATTTGGACAACGAGGTGTTCCGGTCTTTTTATTCCAGTCTGCTGCTTTATTACACGGGAATCACCCGCAAGGCGGACGCCATCCTCTCCGAGCAGTCCCGCACCACTACGGCTGAGGAAAAGTTCGCCGCCATGACCGAGATGGTCGGACTGGTGGAGCCGTTCAAGGCGGCGGTGGAAGCCGGGGATATCCGGGAATGCGGCAGGCTGTTGGATAAAAACTGGGAACTGAAGCAAAAAATGGCTTCCGGCATATCCAATCCTCAGATCAACGAGATGTATCAGGCGGCCAAGGAGGCCGGCGCCCTGGGCGGCAAGATTGCAGGCGCCGGAGGCGGCGGGTTTCTCATCCTGGCGGTTCAGCGGGAAAGCCAGCAGGCGGTTTTTCAGGCCATGCGCGATTACCGGGAACTGCCCTTTATGCTGGAGCGCAGCGGCAGCCAGGTTATATTCGACCACCGAGGCTACCCCACCAAGTAA